AGGGCATGAACATGACAGACTTCCTTGCTTCGAGAATCAGCAGCCAACCCGGCCGCCAGTGCCCGAATCAGTAATTCCCGCTCGCAACCCTGTCAAGCAAAAATGTTGCGGCGCAACATCAACTGCCGCCACGTTTGCGCTTTGGCTTGCTGCGGCGCAGCTCCTTCTTCAGCGCTTCCAGCTCCTGGCGCAAGGACTGGACGTCGCTGTCGCGGCGCTCTTCCGCAGGAGGGGGACTCGGCATTGGCTCTCGCGCTGGCGGCGGCGGTGGCGCGCCTGCCCAGGGGTTGATGCCCGAGAACATGCGCGCCAAGGCCTCACCGGCAGAGAAGGGAACGGACGCCAGTGGGAAGTAGGGCCGCATGGCCTGAGCACCGTGCTTGGCCTGCAGGTAGAGGTCCAAGGTGACGGCGACGTATTGCCCGAAAAACTCAGCCAAAGCGTCGTCCTTCATGCGCACCAAGCGCATCAGCACCGGCACCGGAAGGAGCTTGGCGGCGCTCGTCTCCAAGATCACCTGCGTCAGCGTCGCTTGGGTCAGGTCCTCGCCAGTCTTGGCGTCGACCACCGCAACGTCGGAGCCAGCGCGGATCTTCTCCGTCAACTCGTCGAGG
This genomic stretch from Polyangiaceae bacterium harbors:
- a CDS encoding polyhydroxyalkanoate synthesis regulator DNA-binding domain-containing protein → MAVVIKKYSNRRLYDTEESRYITLDELTEKIRAGSDVAVVDAKTGEDLTQATLTQVILETSAAKLLPVPVLMRLVRMKDDALAEFFGQYVAVTLDLYLQAKHGAQAMRPYFPLASVPFSAGEALARMFSGINPWAGAPPPPPAREPMPSPPPAEERRDSDVQSLRQELEALKKELRRSKPKRKRGGS